ATTTGCTACGAGCTTGAGAAATTTATTCTTGGTAGAGGTTATGTGCCTTTACGTGGATATTGCGGTCACGGTATAGGAAAAAGGCCACACGAAGAGCCAGAAATTCCAAACTATCTTGAGGGGCATAACCCAAAAGCTGGACCAAAGATAAAAGAAGGAATGGTATTTTGTATAGAGCCAATGATCTGCCAAAAAGACGGCACGCCAGTTTTAGGAAGCGATAACTGGAAAGTAACCTCAAAAGATGGTTTGAGAACTAGCCATTATGAGCATTGCATGGCGATAGTTAATGGTAAAGCCGAAATTTTAAGCCAAGCATAAAATTTATAGTAAAAATTTAAAGAAAGGAGAGTTTGTGGCAAAAGACGATGTCATTGAGATTGATGGAAATGTTGTTGAAGCACTGCCAAATGCAACTTTTAAAGTTGAGCTTGACAACAAACATATAATTTTATGTCATATCGCCGGAAAAATGAGAATGCATTATATAAAGATAATGCCTGGCGACCGCGTAAAAGTAGAACTTACGCCATATAGCCTAGATAAGGGCAGGATCACTTATAGATATAAGTAAATTTAGCCTCTTGGCAAATATGCTAAGTAAATTTAAAGCTGGTTTTGGATAAAATCCAAGCTTTGCGAAAAGCTGTATGAAGAATTATTTTCAAAGTTCCCCACTTATTTTGAAAATAGTTGGTCTAAATTCTTTCTTTAGACCTGATGCAGCCCCTAAAAAAGTGGAATAAATTTTTAGGAGACTAAAATGAAAGTTCGTCCTTCTGTAAAGAAGATGTGTGACAAATGTAAAATTGTCAAACGTAGTGGCATAATTCGTGTTATCTGCGAAAATCCAAAACATAAACAAAGACAAGGATAAGGCATGGCACGTATTGCAGGTGTAGATTTACCAAACAAAAAGAGAATAGAGTATGGTTTGACTTATATCTATGGTATAGGTCTTTATAAATCTCGTCAAATTCTTGACGCAGCTGGAATTTCTTACGACAAGAGAGTTTATGAGCTTAGTGAAGACGAAGCGGCAGCCATCCGTAAAGAAATTCAAGAGCATCATATCGTTGAGGGTGACTTGAGAAAACAAGTTGCTATGGATATCAAAGCTCTTATGGATCTTGGAAGTTATAGAGGTCTTCGTCATAGAAAAGGTCTTCCTGTTCGTGGTCAAAAGACTAAAACTAATGCTAGAACCAGAAAAGGCAGACGTAAAACTGTCGGTGCAGCTACTAAGTAAGGCAAGGGTTAAAGGATAATAAATGGCGAAAAGAAAAATTGTTAAGAAAAAAGTAGTTAGAAAAAGTATAGCCAAAGGTATCGTTTATATCAGTGCAACATTTAATAATACTATGGTAACTGTAACTGATGAAATGGGAAATGCTATTGCATGGAGTAGTGCAGGTGGCTTAGGCTTTAAAGGTAGTAAAAAATCAACTCCTTATGCAGCTCAACAGGCAGTTGAAGATGCTCTAAATAAAGCAAAAGAGCATGGTATAAAAGAAGTTGGTATTAAGGTTCAAGGTCCAGGTAGCGGACGTGAAACAGCTGTTAAAAGTGTAGGAACTGTTGAAGGAATTAAAGTATCTTTCTTTAAAGACATTACACCTTTACCACACAATGGTTGTAGACCGCCAAAACGCCGCCGCGTATAATTAGAGAAAAATAGGAGAAATTATTATGGCTAGATATACAGGACCTGTTGAAAAATTAGAAAGACGTCTTGGTGTGTCTCTTGCGTTAAAAGGCGAAAGAAGACTTGCTGGTAAAAGTGCTTTTGAAAAAAGACCTTATGCGCCAGGACAACATGGACAAAGAAGAGCAAAAATAAGCGAATATGGCTTACAACTTCGCGAGAAGCAAAAAGCTAAATTTATGTATGGTGTTTCTGAGAAACAATTTAGAAGATTATTTCAAGAAGCAGCACGCCGCGAAGGTAATACCGGTGCTCTTTTGGTTCAACTATTAGAGCAAAGATTAGATAATGTTGTTTATAGAATGGGCTTTGCAACAACTCGTCGTTTTGCTCGCCAGCTAGTAACCCATGGACATATTTTAGTAAATGGCAAAAGAGTAGATATACCATCTTACAGAGTTGAGCCAGGTGCAAAAGTAGAGATTGTTGAAAAATCTAAGAACAATCCACAAATTGTTCGCGCAATAGATCTTACAGCACAAACCGGTATTGTTGCTTGGGTAGATGTTGAAAAAGAGAAAAAATTTGGAATTTTCACTAGAAATCCAGAAAGAGAAGAGGTTATCATTCCTGTTGAGGAAAGATTTATAGTAGAGCTTTATTCAAAATAATAGAGGGTATAAAGATGAGAAAGATTACTACATCAGCTTATATGCCAACTGAAATTGAAGTTAAAAGTATTAGTGAAAATGTTGCTAACATTACAGCATATCCTTTTGAGGCTGGTTATGCTGTTACCTTGGCTCACCCATTGCGTCGTCTTCTTTACACAAGTACGGTAGGTTTTGCTCCTATTGGTGTAAAGATAAAAGGCGTTAGCCACGAATTTGACAGTATGCGTGGTATGCTAGAAGACGTAGCTTTTTTTATTATAAATTTGAAAAAAATCAGATTTAAATTAAAAAGCATTAGCGAGCGCGAAGTTATAGAGTATAGCTTTAAAGGACCAAAAGAGATAACTGGGGCTGATCTAAATAATGGTCTAGTTGAGATCGTTAACCCAGACGCATACCTTGCTACAATAAACGAAGATGCTGAGTTAAATTTTTCAGTTATCATTCAAAAAGGTATCGGATATGTTCCTAGTGAAGAGATCAGAGAAGAGATTGAAGACGACTATATCGCACTTGATGCTTTCTTTACACCAGTTAAAAAAGCAGTTTACGATATACAAAATGTCTTGGTTGAGGATGATCCAGACTATGAGAAGATCGTATTTACTATAACAACTGATGGTCAGGTTAGTCCGATAGAGGCTTTTAAAAATTGTTTAGAAGCTATGTATCAACAAATGTCAGTATTTAAAGGAATTTTAGATATTGATGTCAGTACTCCAGTTGCTAGCTCAAGTGCAGGCGGTGAGTTTTCAAAGCTACTTTCTAGTGTAGAAGATCTAAATTTAAGCGCTAGAAGTTTTAATTGCCTTGACAAAGCTGATATTAGATTTATCGGCGAGCTTGCATTAATGGACGAAAATGAGCTTAAAGAGCTTAAAAATTTAGGTAAAAAATCTCTTGAAGAGATTAAAGCGGTTATGGAAGAGATAGGCTATCCAGTTGGTGCCGATGTGTTAAAAGATGGCAAAGAGCAACTAAGAAAGAAAATAACCGAGCTTAAAGCACAAATGAGTGTAAAAGAATAAAAGGACAATAGATGAGACATAAACACGGATATCGCAAACTTGGTAGAACGTCATCTCATAGATCTGCATTGCTTAAAAATTTGGCGATAGCTATCATCAAAAGCGAAAAGATAGAGACGACTTTACCAAAAGCAAAAGAGCTTAGAAGCTATGTTGAGAAGCTAATTACAAGAGCCAGAAAAGGTGACTCTAACGCTCACAGAGCAGTATTTGCTTCTTTACAAGATAAAGAAACAACAAATAAATTAGTTACTGAAGTAGCTCCAAAATTTAAAGAGCGCAATGGCGGCTATACAAGAATCATCAAGACTCGTGTTCGCAGAGGCGACGCAGCAGAGATGGCTTATATAGAGCTAGTAGCTGAATAATTATTAGAGAGCTTCGGCTCTCTTTTTTTAATTTCTTGAATATAAAATTCTCTTACCTTTAAAATAAAATCCTTCTTTCAAAAGCTTTCTAAAGTATAAATTTCTTTAATTATTTATCAAATTTTATTAACCAAAAATCATAAATTTAATAGTTAAAAGTTGTAAGTCTTTTAATCTAAAATTATACATTTTAAATTTTTACCTTTAAACTCTATGCTAAAATTTTATTTTATAAAGACGATATTTGTTTCAGGCGTCTAATAAATTTCAAAGGATTTGAGATGATAGGTAGTGTAAATGGAGTTGGGACAAATTTTTATGTTGGCTCACAAAGTAGTAGAGCACAAGAGCTTGATACTAAAAATACTAAATCCAATATAGACAAAAATTCTTTAAATAATTTATCTAGCAGTTTGGTTGATGAGCAAAAAAGTCATACCGATACTAGAGGTGAGCCAATAAATTTAAATGAAACAAATACGATAAAATTTCAAAAAAATAGCGAGAACCTAACATTTGCTAGCAATTTCTCACTCTCAGGCATAGCTGCTAATGGCAAGATAAGCATCTGGGGCAAGCTCATGGGATATGACAAACAAGTCAGCCAAGATGAGATAAATGATCTCAAAAATTTTATCAACCAGACTAAAGCACTTGGCTTTGGCAGAGCTCACGAAGAGATCATAGGATATTATCCAACAGATGTCGATCTCTTTGCAAAAGAGTATACATCAAAACTTGATAACACACTTCTTGGGCTTGGTCACAAGAGCCACGTGGAAGGGTTTGAGATACTTGATAAGGACCTAAGCATAGATGAGTTTAAAGATAAGTGGATTGATTATGCGCTTAGGCAGTATCTTGGCGAAAGAGTCGGCGTGGAGAGCATTACAATAGGCAAAAAGGCTATCTCCATGCTAACTAGCACTAATAAGCCTCCAGTTGAGTATCAAACTCTACAAAATATAAATTTCACTGATGAAGAGAGCAGACAGAGATTTCTTACGCTCATGAAGGCTGGCATGAAGAGTGGGGCGGATTTTAAAGAGGTGGTAGAGGGCGTGCTCTCGCTTTATAATGTGCAAAATACAGACAAACTCGATGGCAACAAGGTCTATGCCTCAGTGATCGGACGAAGCGAGAAACTGGCTACTTACGACATCAACAAAGATGAGAAATTTGCCTATCTTAAGGAGCTAATGCAGCTTGAGAAAAACGGAGTTGATATACTAAAACTAATGGAAAAAGTGGAGCAAAAACAGAAATTAGATATAAAAGTGTAGGCTAAGTTTAGTTTTTTGTACCGCCTATCTTTTATGATTTTAGTCATAAGCGGCTCTTTTTACTTGGTTTAAATTTTTAAATGATAGAATCTTGATTTCTATTATTAAAATTATGGAGAACTCGTGAGAAAGCTACTTTGGCTAAATCCCGTTGTAAAAAATATGTATGACTTCTCTGCGCTAAAAGAGCTTTTGCAAAATAAGGGCTTTAAAATAGTAGAGTGCGAAAAAGATCATGTTCGTGATGTCAAAAATTCATATAAAAATTTATGCTCTAAAGGCATAGTTTTAGACAGTCGCTGTCCAAGAGCTGTAAATTTTATAAGATCAAATTTCAAAGATTTTTCAAACAATATTTCAAGCTTAAATCCCATTTTAATTGAAAGCGCCATTGAGCTTAGCTCAAAGCTAAAAGAAGATGAGTGGCTTTATATAACAACGCCTTGTGAGGACTTGGCTGAGCTTGGAAATTCTTTAAAGTTAGAGCGAACTACATTTTTAACATGGAAAAAATTTAAAGAGCTAAACGATATAAATTTACAAATAAATAAAATAGAATCGAGTCCGATTCCTCCTGGATTTTTTGAAAATTTAGGCATAAAAACACTAAGCTTATGCAGTAAAGAAAAGATACAAAACGCATTTTCATATAAATTTAGTGAGCTTAAAAACTATCAGATTATCGAGCTTTTATACTGCGAAAACGGCTGTCACAATGGAGATGGGCTGTGATAGAAATTTTTAAAAAGAGCGTTTTGATCCTAGCGATCTTTGCCCTCTGGCAGGTTGTTTGCGAGCTTAAAATTTTCACACCTTATATATTGCCAAGTCCTATTACGACACTTAAAACGATGCTTGATATGAGCTTAAGCGGCGAGCTAATAACGCATGTGGTGATTAGCTTTAAGCGTATATTTGTTGGCTATATTTTGGCTTTTGTTTTGGCATTTGCTTTTGGCGGAGTGGCGGCGCTATTTCCAAAAGCTAGCATTTATTACGAGTGGATTTTAGAATTCTTTAGAAATGTTCCGCCACTTAGCCTTATTGCTATTTTGGTACTTTGGTTTGGTATAAACGAAACTCCAAAAATTATTATTATCATCCTAGCATCGTTTTTTCCAATGTTTTTAAGCATTTCAAAAGGGCTAACTAGCTGCGATGTGAAGCTTATTGAAGTTGGTAAAATTTTTTGTTTTAGTAAATTTGAAATTTTTTACAAAATCATCCTAAAAAATGCCATAAAAGATATTTTTATAGGTATGCGCATAGGTTTTGGCTACGCTATGCGAGCGATTGTGGGAGCGGAGATGATCGCAGCTTCTAGCGGGCTAGGCTATCTCATACTTGACGCTGAGGAGCTTTCACGCGCGGATAGGATATTTGTTGGCATATTTACGATAGGAATTTGTGGTGTGCTCATAGATAGGATATTTTTATTTTTGATATCTAAATTTAGCCTTTTGCGAAGTGAAAAATGATAGAAATTTTAAATTTATCAAAGCACTTTTTTATTAATGACAAGAGAATTGACGTTTTAAAAGAGCTAAATTTAAGCATAAAAAAAGATAAAATCACCGTTATACTTGGCAGAAGTGGTTGCGGTAAAACGACTCTTTTAAGGCTTATTGCTGGACTTGAGGGTGTAAGTCTAGGCGAGATAAAATTTAAAGAGCAAGCAAAGATCGGCTTTGTCTTTCAAGAGCCTAGGCTCATGCCTTTTTTAAACGTCTATGAAAATATAGTCTTTCCACTTAAAAAGTGCGAGATAGACGAGGCAAAGATAGATAGGCTCATATCGATGATAGGGCTTAGCGACTTTAAATTTGCCGCTGTTTCGCAGCTATCTGGTGGCATGAGCTCGCGCGTTTCTCTTGCTAGAGTGCTTGCGTACGAGGCAAATTTGATCCTTATGGATGAGCCATTTGCGGCACTTGATGCTTTTACTAGAGCCAGCATGCAGGCTGAAATTTTAAAGCTTCAAGCTGGTAAAACCATCATTTTTGTCACTCATAATGTCGATGAAGCTCTATATTTAGCAGATGAGATAATTTTGCTTGAAAAAGGCGGGATGAAATCAAACTATGATCTATCAAATCTAGCTAAGCCAAGAGATTTGCTTTGCGATGAGCTAATAAACTTAAAGCGTAAAATTTTGAGCGAAATTTAGCATTTTATAAAATGATAATTAAAACCAAAACGAAGCAAAAAGTTATATAATTTGAAAAATTTTTAAAGGAGCAAATATGAGAAAGTTTTTTAAGATTTTGTGTGCGGCCTCTTTGTTTTGTCTAGTCGCAAATGCAAGTGAGCTAGATAAGATCGGCATGACCTACGTCAAATCGCCACTAAACGTCCCTTCAATCGTCGATAAGTTTAAAGGCTTTTATGCTAAATCTTTTGGCATACCAGTCGAGTACTCTGAGATAACATCAGGTGCAAAGCAGACTCAAGCTCTAGCTTCAAATTCACTTCAGTTTTTAAACTGTGTTGGCGGAACTTCAGTCATACTTGCCGCAGCGAACAAAGCTGACATAAAGATCATAAGTGCATATTCAAGAGCACCCGAAGCTTTTGCAATATTTGCTAAAGATAAAGGTATAAAAACCGCTAAAGACCTAAAAGGTAAAAAAATAGCAGGCCCAAAAGGTACGATATTAAATGAGCTTTTGGTTAGATATCTTGCTCTTGGCGGACTTGGTATAAATGATGTAGAGTTCGTTTCTATGGGTATCCCAGCTGCACAAGCTGCACTTGAAAATGGTAGCGTCGATGCAGCGCTTCTTGCTGGACCAGCTGCTTATAATGCTAAAAAATCAGGACTTAGTGTCGTAACAACAGGCAAGGGCGTCATCACTCCAGTCATCGTTACTGCCACAAGTGGAGAATTTTACAAAAAGCATAAAGATCTAGTTGAAAAATTTAAAAAGGCTCAAGATGAAATTTTGGCTTTTATGAAAGCAAATGAGGAAGAGGCATTAAAATTTACAGCTGAAGAGACCGGGCTTAGCATAGAGGCGGTAAAGAGTATGTATCCGCAGTATGACTTTAGTCCAAAGATCACGGCTGAAGATATAAAAGCACTTGAAGCTACGCAAGAATTTATGCTTGAGAGCAAGATGATCGAGCAAAAAGTAGATATAAAATCGCTTCTAATAGATTAAACAAAAGGGCAAAATTTGCCCTTTTATCCTAAAACTAATAATCAAAAATTTACTAAATTTTAGCTCAAATATTTAATAATCAAAACTGACTAGGTGTGTCAAAAAGGTTTAAATTATAAAGCAAAATTAGCACTAAGCAAAAATATAGCCATTATTTTTTGCATTTTTATTTTGCTATAATAGCCCAAAAATTTAATAGGAAAAAATATGATCCCATTTAGCGATGAAGAACTTTTAAAACCAGTCAGTGCGAGTTTGCAAAAGGTATTACCGATGCTTGAAAATGATGGCGGTGGCATGGAACTACTTGGCATAAAAAACGGCAAAATTTATGTAAGACTTACAGGGCATTGTCATGGATGTGCAGCTAGCACAACTACACTAAAATATGGACTCGAAAGACAACTTCGTATGGATATTCACCCAGAGCTTGAGGTCGTAAATATCCCGATCGGCGAGGAATTTGACATTGATAGATTATAAAAAAATAGGCATTAAGCACTTCAAACGTTCTAAATTTAAAGAAGCGATCTTTTACTTCTCTCTAGCTTACGAAAAGACACAGGATAAAAATTTACTATTTTTGATACAAATTTGCTCCCTTGGCGAGAAAAATGCAGAGGAAGCAAAACTTTTATTTGACTATTTTATGGATAAATTAAGAGCTGGCGAAGATGATGAAGGAATGGATGAAATTTTAAAAATTTTAGAATCAAGATTGGCTAGCGATGAGTATTTTGAAGAGCAAGACGCGATTAGCTACGAGGACTTTAAAAAGGCTGTTTATAAGGACGGGAGCTTCAAAAAGGTCTTTGAAAATATCATGTTCTCAACCAAGGTAATGATCTCAAACAAAGATGATTTTTTAGAATTTTTGGGAAATTTGATAAAAAATGACTTCATCGAAATGAGTATAAACTATCTTGAGAGTGCGGCGGTGATGTTTGGCGGCGACGAGCGTATAGATCAGCTTTTTAAAGAGATACAAAAAAGACAAAACGATGAAAATATCAGTAGAAAATAGCTTCATAACAGATGACTCAAACGAGTGCGAAAATGGCTCATTTTTCGTGCAAACTACCGCAAACGCAAAATTTGCAGAGGCAGCGGTAAAAAATGGTGCAAAGATAATTAGCCTTGAAGATTGCAAGAAGCTTTTAAAAATAGACGAAAACTTAAAGATAGTTGGCATCACAGGCACAAATGGCAAGACCACAACGGCTGCTGCTATTTATGAAATTTTGCGAAATTTAGGCAAAAAATGTGGGCTAAGTGGCACTAGAGGGGCATTTATAGAGGGTAAGCAGATAGACGATAAGGCGCTTACGACGAGTGCTATTTTAAAGACCATTTCTTACCTTAAAGCAGCTAGTGAGCAAGGCTGCGAGTACTTCGTGATGGAGGTTAGCTCGCATGCGATAGCTCAAAAACGCATAGAGAGCTTGAAATTTGCTCTAAAAATTTTTACAAATTTGACTCAAGACCACCTCGACTACCACAAGAGCATGGAGGAGTACGCTAGGGTAAAGTCGAGCTTTTTTGACGATGATTGCATGAAGCTTATAAATGCTGATGATAATGGCATTAAATTTAATCCAAAAAACGCTTATACGTATTCGCTTAAAAAGCCAGCCAGCTTTGCACCGGTGGTTTATGGGCTAAAGGGCGGCATAGACGCGGTTATCAAGACGCCAAATGGTGATGTGGAGATAGACTCAAGCCTTCAAGGTGAGTTTAATCTTTACAACCTAATCGCCGCTCTTGGCGCCGTTTGCCTGCTAGAGCGACCAGACGCAGCCGCACTTTCAAAAGCGATAAGCAAATTTAAAGGGGTTAGTGGCAGGATGGAGGTTGTAAGCACCGATCCGCTAGTCATCGTGGATTTTGCTCATACGCCAGATGGCATAGAAAAGGTGCTAAACTCGCTTAGACATCTAAATTTGATAGCTGTCTTTGGCGCAGGCGGCGATAGAGATAGGACAAAGCGCCCTAAAATGGGAGCGATAGCTCAAAAATACGCAAGAATTTGCATCGTCACAAGTGACAATCCAAGAAGCGAAGAGCCAGAGAGCATAATCGATGAAATTTGCGCTGGTATGAGTCAAAATGAAAATTTGATACGAAACGCCAACCGCAAAGAGGCGATCGCACTGGCTATCAGCAAGCTAGAACCCGGCTGGGCGCTTGTCATACTTGGCAAAGGCGACGAGCCATATCAAGAGATAAAGGGCGTCAAGCACCCATTTAGCGACAAAGAAGTAGTAAAAGAGCTTTTAAAGAGGTAAAAATGAATATAGAAATTTTAGCTAGCAAGATCCACAGAGCCGTCGTAACAGACGCAAATTTAAACTATGTTGGCTCGATCAGCATCGGCGAGGAGCTTATAAAAGCTGCAAATTTGATAGAAAATCAAAAGGTTGAAATTTTAGACGTAAATAACGGCGAGAGATTTGCCACCTACGTGATAAAGGGCAAAAAAGGCGAAATTTGCCTAAACGGCGCGGCCGCTAGAAAGGTCTGCGTTGGCGACGTTGTCATCATCGTGGCGTATGCTAGTATGAAATTTAAAAAGGCTAAGAAATTTAAGCCAACCATCGTGCATGTAAATAACAAAAACGAGATCATAAAGGAGTAGGCGATGTTTGAGGGATTTGACTTTTCAAAGATGGGGCAGATGCTTGAGGATGTGCAAAAGCAGGCCAAGCAGATAGAAGAAGAGAGCAAAAATAAAGAATTTGGGGCAAAAAGCGGCGGCGGACTAGTGAGTGTGAGGGCAAACGGCAGTGGCGAGATACTTGATATCAGCATAGATGATAGCTTGCTTGAAGATAAAGAGAGTATGCAAATTTTGCTAATAAGCGCCGTAAATGACGTGCTAAAATCAGTTGAGGCTGACAAGAAAAACACTGCTTCAAGGATGCTTGGCGGCCTTGCTTCGATGGGGATAAAATGAGACTAAATTATAAATTTGCCCTTGCTCTTTTGCTATCAGCGCTTTATCTAAACGCCGATCCTAGGCCTACGCAAGAGGACTTTAACGCCTGCTTTGAAAAGAACAAAAACTCAATCGTCTCGGTAAATAAACACTTTGGCGTGGCTATCACTAAAAATTTGATCGCAGTGCCAAAAAGCGAGGGAGCCCCACTTGGCGAATATGTCAAATTTGACCCATATTTGCAGCTCTTTTTAGTCCGCTCTAGCAAGGAGCTAAGCCCTGTCGTGATGGCTGATGAGACCAACGAGGAGCGCATCAAAAAGAGCACCTGGGTTGGCATCTTAAATGATGCAAACAACACTGTCATGGGACATATCAAGTCTTTAGGGCAAAATTTAGGTGACTTTGACACGCTAAGCTTTGAGTATAACGCGACTGGCGAGATAAACACGCCTTGTTGTAAGATGATAGGCATAGCTGTTGGAGCTGATAAATTTATACCAAATCGCTATTTGAAGCACTTTGTATCTTATGATGACGTCTATTACGGTGATATCGGTGTGAAATTTTTACAAAAAGAGGATAAATTTTTTGTGGGTCTTGTCGATCCTTTGGGTCGTGGCAAGATGATGATGGTTGATGACGAGCTGGTTAGTGTAAATGGCATCAAGCCAAAGAGCCTAAGAGAGCTAAATGAGATGATACTTTTTGCTCCAAAGGGCGCAAAGCTTGACATCATCGTGAAGCGCGATAAGCAAGAAATGCTCTTTCAAGTGCCAGTAAGCGGGGATGTGAAATTTAACCAAAGTCTTGATGTGGACGCCCCTTCGAGCCTTGATATACCAAATTTCAACATCATGCCAAAAGAGCCACAAACAATGCTTGATGATAAGATTTTGGTTGATTATGGTATCACGGTGGATAAAAATTTAGTCGTTACAAAGGTCGAGCCAAAGTCAAATGCAGAAATTTTTGGCATCAAGACCGGCGATAAAATTTTGGGTTTTGATAAACAAAGCGTGAGTAGCCGTGAAGAGCTTCTAGAGAAGCTTGGTGAATTAAAAAATTTTACGCTTCTATTTACTAGAAATGACTTTCAGTTTTTTGCAAGAGTGCCAAAATGAGCCTGCTTGAAGAGTTTGTAAAATTTCTAAACGAAAATTTGCCAAAGGCACCGAGCT
This Campylobacter concisus DNA region includes the following protein-coding sequences:
- a CDS encoding PDZ domain-containing protein; its protein translation is MRLNYKFALALLLSALYLNADPRPTQEDFNACFEKNKNSIVSVNKHFGVAITKNLIAVPKSEGAPLGEYVKFDPYLQLFLVRSSKELSPVVMADETNEERIKKSTWVGILNDANNTVMGHIKSLGQNLGDFDTLSFEYNATGEINTPCCKMIGIAVGADKFIPNRYLKHFVSYDDVYYGDIGVKFLQKEDKFFVGLVDPLGRGKMMMVDDELVSVNGIKPKSLRELNEMILFAPKGAKLDIIVKRDKQEMLFQVPVSGDVKFNQSLDVDAPSSLDIPNFNIMPKEPQTMLDDKILVDYGITVDKNLVVTKVEPKSNAEIFGIKTGDKILGFDKQSVSSREELLEKLGELKNFTLLFTRNDFQFFARVPK